GGAGGCGGCGTACACCTACGCGCGCGAGCACCGGCTGCCGGTGGTGCCGCTGATCGCCACCGGCGGCAGCCGGATGCAGGAGGGCATGCGCGCGCTCACCCAGCTCCAGCGGGTGGCCCGCCAGTCGGTGCTGACCCGGGAGGCCGGGCTGCCGCAGATCGCCGTACTGCGCGATCCGACCACCGGTGGCGGCTGGGCCACGCTCGGCGCGGGCGCGGACGTGGTGCTCGCCCTGGAGGGCGCCCAGGTGGGGTTCGCGGGCTCCCGGGTGCGCCCGGCGGACGCCGACCCGGCGGCGTACACGGCCGAGGCGCAGCTCGCGGCCGGCGCGGCCGACGCCGTGGTCCCGGCCGAAGGGCTGCGGCCGCTCCTGGGCCGCTGGCTGCGCCTGCTCACCGCCCCGGCCGCCGCCCCGGCCGGCGAGCCCGCTCCCCCGCCCCTCCCCCTCGGCCGCACCGAACCGCCCGCCTCGGGCTGGGACGCGGTGCTGCGCGCCCGCGCGCCCGGCCGTCCGCGCGCCGGGCACTACCTCGACGCCTACTTCACCGAGCGGGTCGCGATCCGCGGCGACCGCTGCGGCGGCACCGACGACGGCATGCTGTGCGGCTTCGGCGCGCACGAGGGACGCACCGTGGCCTACGCCGCGCAGACCGGCACGGCGACCCGGCCCGCCGGCTTCCGCACCGCCGCGCGGCTGATCCGGCTCGCGGACCGGCTGGGCATCCCGGTGCTGACGCTGGTGGACACGCCGGGTGCGGCCAACGACGCGGAGGCGGAGCGGCAGGGGGCGGGGGCGGCGATCGCGGAGGTGTTCGCGGCGGTGGCCGGCGCGCGGACACCTCTGACGACGCTGGTGATCGGGGAGGGCGGTTCGGGCGGGGCGCTGGCCCTCGCGGCCCCCGGCAACACCTGGGCCACGCCGGACAGCTACTTCTCCGTCATCGCACCCGAACTGGCGGCGGCCATCCTCAAGCGGCCCGTCACGCGGGTGGCGGCGACGGCGGACCAGCTCCTCATCCGGCCGCAGGACCTGGAGCGCCTGGGCGTGGCCCGGGTGCGGACGGGCGAGCAGCCGTTCCCCGGGACCGGGTGACCGCCCCGCTGCGGGCCGCGGCCGGCGGTCCGAATGGTACGCCGAGGCGCCGCCGCCCCGTCCCGGGGAGCGGCGGCGCCGTCCGCCGCCGGCGGCCGGTCAGCGCACGGTGACCGCCCGGACGATCTCCTGGACCACCGACCCGCCCCGGTCGTCCCGTGCCGAGGCCCGCAGCGAGACCGAAGCCGCGCCCTCCGGCACGTGCAGCGTGCCGCGCCAGGCGGCCGGACCGGCCTCGCCGAGCGGCACCTCCCGCCAGGTCACGCCCTCGTCGTACGACACGTCGAGGGTGCCGCCGCCGAGCGTCCCGGTGCCCGCCGCGCCCCGCACGTACTCGGCGTGCACCCGCACCGGCAGCCGG
Above is a genomic segment from Streptomyces glaucescens containing:
- a CDS encoding carboxyl transferase domain-containing protein gives rise to the protein MAERRPSARDAIALVADRFAELPCAMRDYAPDGPLGWQGYDASRARAAERTGEAESVVCGTAEVEGGRAVLIAFEFGFLGGSLGERTGDRLEAAYTYAREHRLPVVPLIATGGSRMQEGMRALTQLQRVARQSVLTREAGLPQIAVLRDPTTGGGWATLGAGADVVLALEGAQVGFAGSRVRPADADPAAYTAEAQLAAGAADAVVPAEGLRPLLGRWLRLLTAPAAAPAGEPAPPPLPLGRTEPPASGWDAVLRARAPGRPRAGHYLDAYFTERVAIRGDRCGGTDDGMLCGFGAHEGRTVAYAAQTGTATRPAGFRTAARLIRLADRLGIPVLTLVDTPGAANDAEAERQGAGAAIAEVFAAVAGARTPLTTLVIGEGGSGGALALAAPGNTWATPDSYFSVIAPELAAAILKRPVTRVAATADQLLIRPQDLERLGVARVRTGEQPFPGTG